GAGAAATGCCTTGCTGGCTGCCCAAGCCAACTCACCGAGAACAATGTCGCCGAGCGTAAGTTGCGTGTAGAGAATCGCTTCCCAGGTGCGTTGAGCATGCATCCGAGCGAAAGCCGCGTAAATCGTCTCGAATGTCGCAGACGTCATCGCGCTTGTCGCCACCATGCCGCCTGCCAAAAAAGCAACGTACGACGTGCCGTCAACGCGACCTATGACAATTCCGAGGCCAAGGCCGAGGCCGAACAGGTAGATTATGGGATCGGCCAAATTCCCGAGAATCGACGCAAGCGCTACTTTCTTCCATGCCAGATAGTTACGTCGCCATACGGCGATCCAGTTCCAAGCGTTGGCGGGCAGAGCCGCGGCACGACCTTCACCCATAGCTCACTTCTCCATCTCGCGCCCGGTCAGCCGCAAAAACACATCCTCAAGATTCGGCGGACGCTGCAGAACACGCAAACCTGTGCGCTCGCGCAGCCGCACGCGCACCTGCTCCGGATCGGACGCGTAGCAAAAGAGTGTTTCGCCGCTCACTTCGATGCGTTGGGCGTAGGGGCTAATCAGCGATTGCAGTTCATGCGGATTGCCGCCGTAAATCTCGATGACCTCGCACCCGATCAGTTCGTCGATCAGCGCATGAGGGCGGCCTTCGGCGATGTTGCGACCTCTTTCGAGCACGCACAGCCGATCGCACAACCGCTCAGCCTCTTCCATGAAGTGGGTCGTCAAGATAATCGTCATGCCCCGCGCCAGCAGGGCACGCAGGCGCTCCCAGATCAGGTGGCGAGCATGCGGATCGAGACCGGTGGTCGGCTCGTCCATTACAAGCAGCTGCGGGTCGTTGATCAACGCACGCGCCAGCGTCAGGCGCCGTTTCATGCCGCCGGACAATTCGGAGACACGGGCATCCACCTTGCTCTCAAGGCGGGCGAACTCGAGAAGCGACGGCATAACCGCTTTGACCTCGCGTGTGCTCATGCCGAAGTAGCGCCCGTAGACCAGCAGGTTCTCGCGTACAGTGAACTCAGGGTCGAGGTTGTCGAATTGGGGGACTACGCCGATGCGCCTGCGCGCCAAGCGAGCCCGCGCCGGTACCGGGACGCCGAGCACGGTAATCTGCCCCGCATCAGGCGATGTCATGCCGAGGACCATACGGGCAATTGTGCTTTTGCCCGCGCCGTTCGGTCCCAGCAGGCCGAAGCATTCGCCCGACGCCACGCTCAACGACAGCTCGTCAACCACGAGCTTGTCACCATATCTCTTGCTTATGCCGGCAAGATCGATTGCTACCATGGACATGCGCTCATCTACCCGTGAAGGCGCCGGCGACTGGCTTTTGCTGAATTGCCTGCGTTTTCGTCAACAGCAGGCCGTCGCACCATACGTGTTCAACGCGCCCCCACTCGCAGGCTGCCGCCGCATCCGGGAAGAAGCCACGTCCATGGTAATTGGCACTTGTGTTGCAAAGGAGCGGAATGCCCGTGAGTTTTTCATATTCGACGAGTAGTTCGGCGACTTTGTGCTGAGAGCTCCTAGCGATCGTTTGCAGTCGCGCAGATCCGTCAAGGTGGACAACAGCGGGGACTTTGTCCTGCCATTCCATCCGTGTCTGGTGATCGAACAACATGTATGGATCGGGCGTTCCGGGGCTGAATATATCCGGCGCACGGTCCTCCAGGCATATCGGCGCCACCGGCCGGAAGTGTTCGCGAAATTTTACTTCGTTGAGAAAATCCTTCATTTCCGCCGAAGTCGCGGCTGCGAGAATGCTTCTGCCTCCCAAAGCCCGGGGTCCAAGCTCGGCGCGTCCGGAAAGGAAAACCACGGGCTTGTTGCTGGCGAGGATGGCGGCGAGTTCCGGCATGCTGCAAGGCGTGGCCTCCCATCCGGCCGGCACATGCCCGCTTTGCAAGACCGGGCCGCTGTAGACCGACCATTCCAGCGGCACGAAGCCTTGCTGCGCCACCATTGCGCAGCAAGCCGCACCGATTGCAGAGCCGCTGTCATTCGGGAAAGGCGGGACCCAGACGTCATCAAACAGGCCCGTCTCGCGTAGTGCACTGTTCCATTTGATGTTCAGACCGCAGCCGCCGGCTACACACAAATTGCGCGGCCCTGGAAACGAGTGGCGCTGCAAGGCCATCGTCATTTCGTGGACGAGGAGGCGCTCGAGGAAGAGATGAAACGATGCAAGCACATCTTCGGGTGACTTGGCCTCCAATCGGACTACGCTGGCATCGAAGAAATCATGCACAGCCACGAGCGAGGTCTCGGCGTTATTGATGTTCGCGCGATAACGGCTGGCAAGCTCCGTATCGGCCGCAAAGCGCTCCTCGTAAAGCTCCTGAAACACCGCGACGATGTCTTCATCAACCGACCCCAGCGCGATATAGGCCATCAGCTTGCCGGCGACCCCTAAATCCCAGCCTCCCCGGCTCGCCTTCTTATAGGGTCCGAAATAATGGCCCGCGGCAGCGTAGGCTTGGCCTATCACCGGGAAGAGGCATTCGAGGAACCGTGCGCCCTGGCCATCCACATAATAAAGGCGCGGGAAGATGCAGCCGTCCCATACCAGGCAGAATGCGGGTTGTCCGGCCTTCGCGAACGGGCTGGTGCAGTATGCGGAGGCCACGTGGCCCGTTACATGGGGATAGCTCTTATAGGGAAAAGCCCAGTCATCGAGAATCAGACCGGAGCCGTCGAAGCATTCGAGAAGGCCGTCGGCGTAGCGTTCGACATAAGGCGCCCCTTTAAGAGTTAAGGGAGCCACCCCGCTGAGCACCTGAAATCGCGACTCGTCCTCGCCATCCCAGCCGTCGATAACGAATTGATCAACATCGCGCGGTTTCAGACCGTATTGCGCCAAAGCGGCGACAATTGCGTCGAGATTATCGATGGTTTGATATCGCGGATTGTTGTCCTGCTTCTCCTGCTCAATGCAGAAGACGAGCCGTCCATCCTCGACAAGCGCGATCGCCCCGTCATGGGTCAGCTTGATACCACAGATGCGCATGGTGTCTCCAATGTCTAACGTCGACAATTCATTCATAAGGAACCGGAAACCGGATTCCGGAAGCGGGCGAGCAAGCAGTCTTCGTTGACCGACTCACCCCGGCACTCAAGCCGCTCTACCTCGATCAAAGTTTCGTTCAGCATGGCGATGACGGTCTCGGCACCAGCAACGTGACCCCAGCGCCGGCAATTGGCATCGCGCGCCGATCCGAAAACCAGATGCCCACCTGGCGCAAGCATCCGCACCAGGTTGCGGACGGCCGCCCGCATATCCGCTATCTCTCCAACGTAGTAGAGCACTTCCGCCACAACGATCAGATCGAACCGCTCATCGGTCGAAAACTGTTGAACATCGGAGACCGTCCAGCTGATGTGCGGCGGCTCCTTCATCCGTCGACGCGCTCGAGCAATTGCTTGCGGCACGACATCGATCACGGTGAGCCGTTGGCAGTGAGGCGCCAATTTCTCGGTGAATGCGCCGGCAGCGCACCCGACTTCGAGCGCATGTGTGATAGAACCTTCGGCAAGCGACAATCGGAGCATTTGCGCGTAACGCTTTTGCTCGAACGGGTTGCCGTCGAGCCGCCACGGATCGTCTGCGGCCAGTTCCCGATTCAGCAATTGATAATTTTGTGTCAACTCGTCCACCTCGGTAAAGTCGCTATCACTCGTCACTGCAAATGCCGTCAGATGTCACTAGTCTCGAAGAATCTCGCGCAAGGTTGAGCCTGCGGAGCGGAGTCCCACGTCCCGAGAATTCTGTGCTGCATGATTCAGTGGTTGGACTTTGGACGGGGGCCTGTTTCCCACCCTTGTTGGCCGAGCTGCCGGCAGAGCCGCGTGACAGCCAGTCGCTATTGCTCAACGTACACAACGCGTAGGCCTTCAACGGCAGCAACAGAAAGATGTTGATGAATGTGTGCAGAGAGAAGCCCAGAAATCGAAGTTGGCGGGCCCGAAACGCCACGATGCTGCAGCGAATCCCGGTCATGGCTGCAATCATCAGGACCGTCCACCAAGGCACGGTGCCTGTCAGTGCGACCTGTGCGAGGCCCGTTAGTACCGATAGCGCAAGAAGCAGCGGCCCGAGATTTTGTCCGACCACGTCCAGCGTCAGAAAGCGATCAAGGCCGGGCAGTAGGCGAAGCCCCAGTAACGTATCCCGGAACGTGCTCCGTGCCCAACGCAGTTGTTGGCGCAGATACGGCTTCAGTCTGTTCGGAACGACTGTAGCCGCGATGGCGTCCGGCACGTACTCAGTTCGAAAGCCTGCCTTCAGCATGAGAATAGTGAGATGGCGATCCTCACCGAAGTCGCTCGGCTTACCGCGAAAATATTGCGACTCGTACTGGTCAAGCAGCATAACGAGCGCAGAGCGGCGATACATGGCACATGGGCCGCAGCAGCACATAACGGCACCGAAGCGACCCTGTGCAGCACGCTCCTCGTTGCAAGCCAGCCAGTACTCCATGTCGATCAACCTGGTCAACCAACTGTCGTCTCGGTTGCTGGCCGTCAACTGCCCCATGGCCGCCCCGACCGCTGGATTTTGCATCTTTGGTACAAGCTTCGAGATGACGTCCGACGCGAGTATCGTGTCTGAGTCGACGTTTAACACCATATCTCCGCCTGAGCGGCGTATCGCGGCGATCTGCGCCTTGCGCTTGCCAACATTCTGCGGAAGCAGAATGATATTGAACCTGGGGTCGCGCGCGTAGGTCTCATGCACAGGTCGCAAGACGTCGCGATTTCCAGAACCGTCATCAACCACGTAGACCCGCAGTTGCCCCGCATATTCCTGGTCCGCAATGGAAGCCAAGCAGTCCGAAAGCGTGCGCGGGTCCTCGTTGAAACAGGGGACGATCACATCTACGCTCGGTAGTTCGTCGAAATCGACCAGGCGCTCAGACGCCGACGAATCGTATGCCGGCACAGAGTAAACGGCCTGCATGCTTTTATAGGCAGTCGAGAGCAGCGCATAAAGCGAGATGGCGACAGTGCTGGTTGTGTCAAGCAAATTCATGGGAGTCTCGTCTTCAGTGATCTTGAGGAAGCGAGCGGAATACAAGGCCGCGGCTTTGCAAGGCTGGAATTATGCTGGATAACGCCACGATGGTCTGGTAGCGCAGACCGCGGTCAGTGCCGGGTTGCAACTCGCTGGGAGGGCATCCGTCGTGCAGGAGCACAATTGCGCCCGGCCGGACGGAGTCGAGCACTTCATCAACAATGGCGTCGATCCCGGGACGGGACCAGTCTCGCGGATCTACCGACCAGTGGACCGCGTTCAGTCCAGCGTCCGCTGACGCCGTGAGCACTTCTTCGGTCCAGCTCCCATACGGAGCGCGGATGTGCCGCACCGAGGCTCGCGGGGACGCCATCGTGATGGCTCTGTTCGCCTCGAGTATTTCACGCTGTATTTCGCCGGGTCCGCATTTGGACAGGTCCGGATGAGTCATTGTGTGGTTAGCGACTTCATGCCCTTCGGCAATCATTCGTTGGATCAGGTTGGGCTGGTCGGCCGCGTACTGGCCGATGACGAAGAATGTCGCCGGCACCCGGTGCTCAGCCAGCACATCGAGGATTTCCGGTGTGCAATATGGATGAGGCCCGTCATCGAACGTCAAATAAACGCTGTGCTGACCGGTACCGTCGGTGCACACACTGTGCACTTCGGAAAAGCAATTAACGCGCGTCATAGCTCTGGTCCGTTGCGATCAATTGTCGTACCGGCGGGCCAGTCTGACATCGACCGTCCGACTGGCAGAACGATGACAAGTGCATCTTCGGTGCGCGTGGGCGGCTTGTCGAGGCGCGCCTCTGGTAGCGTGAAGCGCACGTGAATCCCCGACAAAACGGTCACGAGACCGTATCGGGCGAACCGCTCTATATGCTTGCGCAGCGCGTGCCTAACGGTGCCGAAAGCGAATGGAACGCCAAGCTCCTGCAGTACTGGAAGCATGGCATGGATCGAATGGGAGATTCCGAGTCCCTCAAGGTCCGGACGGACCCCGTACAACCCTAGTTCAGCCACTAATTGATCGACCTCGCCTACCTTGATGAAACGGCGCAACAAGCCCATATGGGCAGCGATACCATGGGAATCGTAGGCGATTGCGCGGAGCTCGGGCCTGGCTCCGGCCCAACTTCGGCTACCCTCGAATGGTTTTGCGTTGAACGCCCCAGTAGGCCCATAGGCCTTCCGAAAGAACTCGGTGAGTTCGATATGGTCGGACAGTTGCAACTCATTTTCCCAAAATAGACTCCACCGCACCTCGCAGCGCATGCAAAGCCCTCCTTGTTGTTTGCTGTTTGCTAGAGGCGCCCGATCACGCGATCGAAGCTGTGGGCGAATGGTCAATGTCAGAGGCTGCAGTCAGCGGTCCGATGACATGTAATTGGAACGTTCGAAGCCTTGGTGGCACTCCGTTCCAGAGCTGATGGGCTCTCTAACCACTCCCGGTCCCTTCCTGCGCCACTCGCAAATGTGCCGTCAATGACCTTGATTTCCGTCAAGTGATGGTCTTCTAATGCAGTAGGCCGATAAATTCGTAAAATCGATTGTTTGGATAGCACACATCCACGTTATGGATGAGTGAAGGGTCTTGATCTGAATCTTCTGGTCGCGCTGGACGCTCTGACGGGCAAGCTTGACCTCACCGCGGCGGCGCGCAGCATCAACCGGCGATCAGCGCGGGCGTCGCGGTTATGCACCTATTTTCAATATGTTGACGATGCGTGCCGTCCCCAGATCGAATACCAAAGATCCTACACCGCCGCGTATAGGATCGCGCTACCAGCCGTCGTGGATATGGTAACGTTGTTCCTCTCAAGACGCCGCTCAATCCGGCGTCCAATGTTTCGAAAGATGACAATTTGCAGAACCCCAAGAATGCCTGTGCGCATCCAACATGTGGATGTGTGGCATCCAAACAATCGATTTTACCGATGTTGCGGAAAGCTGCATGGATGAAAGCGTCAATTCTCGTGCAACAACATTTGCACCGTCACGACTAATGTTAACTGCTGACACTTACGCCAGGACATGCAACCGCTAACACAAGACAACACAGTATTCAGTGAGGTGGGGCATCCCTTCATACGCCGGACCTCACGCGAGATTCTCTGTGGATTGCGTGCGTCCACCTGGCCTTGGCTGGCCACTAAAGCAAAATGAAGACTGATCAATAGTTGCTATTGAACAAGACAGAGTTGTCCGCAACGACGGCAGACATAGAGCTAGTCCGCTCAGCTTAGTTGCGGAGGAATTGAACGATTGAATTTGGGTGAGGGCAATGGCCGATCAACTGGCAACCGAGATCATCGAAAAGATTAAAGCTCATGCGGAGACCGACAAGGAAGTTACTATTGACTCCGAGCTCGGAGCTCTTGAAATCCATTCGCTGGAACTTACCGAAATCGTGTTCGATCTCGAGGTCGCTTACGGCATCGAGATCGAGATGAACACTTCAGAGGCTTGGAGCACCCTCAAGAACGTCGGCGACCTCATCGAGGCGACACGCGCCTTGATTGCAGCTAAGGATTAGCATTTCGTCATGGCCCGTTCCCGGATCGTTATAACCGGCCTCGGCGGCATCTGCGGCATGGGCGTCGGCGCGCCCTCCATCTGGGAGGCGATGCGCGCAGGCCGATCGGCGATCGGCGAGATCACCACGACACCCTTCCATGAGTCGAGAATCCGCACAGGCGCAGAGGTCAAGCAGTTGCCCGATGTCGAGTTCGACCGCAAGCGCCTGACGACGATGGACCGCTACAGTCTGCTGGCTGTTCTTGCTGCCGGCGAGGCACTGCGGCAATCCGGGCTCATCGTGGACAAAACCAACACCGATCGCATCGGCGCGGTTGTCGGCACTGCCATCTTCGGTGCGGAGACGCTGGAAGAGAACTATCGCGGGCTGTTCGTCGACGGGAAATCACGCACCAATGTCTTCGCGGTGCCTCGCGCCATGCCAGGCGCGCCGGCCAGCCAAGTCAGCATGGTCTATGGTCTGCGCGGGCCGGTATTCGGTGTCACCTCGGCCTGCTCGTCGTCAAACCACGCTTTCATATCAGCGATCGACCAACTAAGGCTCGGCAGGGCTGACGTCATGCTGGCTGGCGGCACCGATGCACCGCTCGCCTGGGGCGTGTTGAAGGCTTGGGAAGCGCTGCGCGCTGTCGCCCGCGATACCTGCCGACCGTTCTCGGCCGACCGTAACGGCCTGGTACTCGGCGAAGGTGCGGGCGTGGCTGTCCTCGAGACCTATGAGCACGCCGTGGCGCGCGGCGCTCCGATCCTCGCCGAGCTTGCCGGCACTGGGATGTCCGCAGACGCGTCCGATGTCGTCGCTCCAACCGTCGAAGGCCCGGTCGCCGCAATGAAGGCCTGCCTTGCCGATGCCGGGCTCCTTCCTGAGGACATTGACTATGTCAACGCGCACGGCACAGGCACCAAATATAACGACCGGCTCGAGACACAGGCAATCCGCCGCGTCTTTGGCAAGCACGCCGATGCCCTGTCGGTGTCCTCGACCAAGTCGATGCATGCCCACTGCATGGGGGCGTCCGGCGCCCTCGAGCTGATTGCCTGTGTGATGGCGCTCCGCGACGGGATCATTCCGCCGACTGCGAATTATCGAGAGAAGGATCCAGACTGCGATCTCGACGTGACGCCCAACATCCCCCGGCAGCGCAAGGTGCGGGCAGCGATCAGCAATGCCTTCGCCTTCGGCGGCACCAACGCCGTGGTGGCGATTACGGCAGCCTGACGGCTCCGGCGAAATCGGCGAACTGAAGCCAGAGAACATTCTGTCGCAAAATGCGAGTGCACCCCGAGAGAGTTAATTTCTGAGCTCACGCAGGCCCCGGCCCGACAGGAAGAAAGGCACAGCGATCGTCGCGAGCGCAATCATGACATAGGCGCCACGCAACCGACGCTCCGCGTCCCCGATAACAGAATTCCCAATAGCCGAAGCGTGATTGCTCGAGCTGCGTATCAGGCGGCCTGATCAACGCCAAGAAAACCGAAAGGCACGAAAATCTGTTTGAAAGTCGCGGGTATAGACGACTTAATGAATTTCACGCTTTAACTGATCAGAGCTCGGCCAAA
The sequence above is drawn from the Sinorhizobium chiapasense genome and encodes:
- the nodB gene encoding chitooligosaccharide deacetylase NodB — encoded protein: MTRVNCFSEVHSVCTDGTGQHSVYLTFDDGPHPYCTPEILDVLAEHRVPATFFVIGQYAADQPNLIQRMIAEGHEVANHTMTHPDLSKCGPGEIQREILEANRAITMASPRASVRHIRAPYGSWTEEVLTASADAGLNAVHWSVDPRDWSRPGIDAIVDEVLDSVRPGAIVLLHDGCPPSELQPGTDRGLRYQTIVALSSIIPALQSRGLVFRSLPQDH
- the nodI gene encoding nodulation factor ABC transporter ATP-binding protein NodI, coding for MSMVAIDLAGISKRYGDKLVVDELSLSVASGECFGLLGPNGAGKSTIARMVLGMTSPDAGQITVLGVPVPARARLARRRIGVVPQFDNLDPEFTVRENLLVYGRYFGMSTREVKAVMPSLLEFARLESKVDARVSELSGGMKRRLTLARALINDPQLLVMDEPTTGLDPHARHLIWERLRALLARGMTIILTTHFMEEAERLCDRLCVLERGRNIAEGRPHALIDELIGCEVIEIYGGNPHELQSLISPYAQRIEVSGETLFCYASDPEQVRVRLRERTGLRVLQRPPNLEDVFLRLTGREMEK
- the nodU gene encoding nodulation protein NodU, encoding MRICGIKLTHDGAIALVEDGRLVFCIEQEKQDNNPRYQTIDNLDAIVAALAQYGLKPRDVDQFVIDGWDGEDESRFQVLSGVAPLTLKGAPYVERYADGLLECFDGSGLILDDWAFPYKSYPHVTGHVASAYCTSPFAKAGQPAFCLVWDGCIFPRLYYVDGQGARFLECLFPVIGQAYAAAGHYFGPYKKASRGGWDLGVAGKLMAYIALGSVDEDIVAVFQELYEERFAADTELASRYRANINNAETSLVAVHDFFDASVVRLEAKSPEDVLASFHLFLERLLVHEMTMALQRHSFPGPRNLCVAGGCGLNIKWNSALRETGLFDDVWVPPFPNDSGSAIGAACCAMVAQQGFVPLEWSVYSGPVLQSGHVPAGWEATPCSMPELAAILASNKPVVFLSGRAELGPRALGGRSILAAATSAEMKDFLNEVKFREHFRPVAPICLEDRAPDIFSPGTPDPYMLFDHQTRMEWQDKVPAVVHLDGSARLQTIARSSQHKVAELLVEYEKLTGIPLLCNTSANYHGRGFFPDAAAACEWGRVEHVWCDGLLLTKTQAIQQKPVAGAFTGR
- a CDS encoding acyl carrier protein encodes the protein MADQLATEIIEKIKAHAETDKEVTIDSELGALEIHSLELTEIVFDLEVAYGIEIEMNTSEAWSTLKNVGDLIEATRALIAAKD
- the nodS gene encoding nodulation methyltransferase NodS, producing the protein MDELTQNYQLLNRELAADDPWRLDGNPFEQKRYAQMLRLSLAEGSITHALEVGCAAGAFTEKLAPHCQRLTVIDVVPQAIARARRRMKEPPHISWTVSDVQQFSTDERFDLIVVAEVLYYVGEIADMRAAVRNLVRMLAPGGHLVFGSARDANCRRWGHVAGAETVIAMLNETLIEVERLECRGESVNEDCLLARFRNPVSGSL
- the nodC gene encoding chitooligosaccharide synthase NodC; this encodes MNLLDTTSTVAISLYALLSTAYKSMQAVYSVPAYDSSASERLVDFDELPSVDVIVPCFNEDPRTLSDCLASIADQEYAGQLRVYVVDDGSGNRDVLRPVHETYARDPRFNIILLPQNVGKRKAQIAAIRRSGGDMVLNVDSDTILASDVISKLVPKMQNPAVGAAMGQLTASNRDDSWLTRLIDMEYWLACNEERAAQGRFGAVMCCCGPCAMYRRSALVMLLDQYESQYFRGKPSDFGEDRHLTILMLKAGFRTEYVPDAIAATVVPNRLKPYLRQQLRWARSTFRDTLLGLRLLPGLDRFLTLDVVGQNLGPLLLALSVLTGLAQVALTGTVPWWTVLMIAAMTGIRCSIVAFRARQLRFLGFSLHTFINIFLLLPLKAYALCTLSNSDWLSRGSAGSSANKGGKQAPVQSPTTESCSTEFSGRGTPLRRLNLARDSSRLVTSDGICSDE
- a CDS encoding NodA family N-acyltransferase, yielding MRCEVRWSLFWENELQLSDHIELTEFFRKAYGPTGAFNAKPFEGSRSWAGARPELRAIAYDSHGIAAHMGLLRRFIKVGEVDQLVAELGLYGVRPDLEGLGISHSIHAMLPVLQELGVPFAFGTVRHALRKHIERFARYGLVTVLSGIHVRFTLPEARLDKPPTRTEDALVIVLPVGRSMSDWPAGTTIDRNGPEL
- a CDS encoding beta-ketoacyl-[acyl-carrier-protein] synthase family protein encodes the protein MARSRIVITGLGGICGMGVGAPSIWEAMRAGRSAIGEITTTPFHESRIRTGAEVKQLPDVEFDRKRLTTMDRYSLLAVLAAGEALRQSGLIVDKTNTDRIGAVVGTAIFGAETLEENYRGLFVDGKSRTNVFAVPRAMPGAPASQVSMVYGLRGPVFGVTSACSSSNHAFISAIDQLRLGRADVMLAGGTDAPLAWGVLKAWEALRAVARDTCRPFSADRNGLVLGEGAGVAVLETYEHAVARGAPILAELAGTGMSADASDVVAPTVEGPVAAMKACLADAGLLPEDIDYVNAHGTGTKYNDRLETQAIRRVFGKHADALSVSSTKSMHAHCMGASGALELIACVMALRDGIIPPTANYREKDPDCDLDVTPNIPRQRKVRAAISNAFAFGGTNAVVAITAA